The Solanum pennellii chromosome 11, SPENNV200 sequence ACAGAAAAACAAATTTCTGGATGGTTTTGTCATAGGCGGTTGAAAGACAAGAGGCTGTCGAATGgggaaatatatataaatgtaagACAAGATCGTTCGAGTGGTGTCATTCAAGATCATGGTAGCGGATTTAGGCAGGATTCTTGTGGTAGCACCAAGCAAGCAGACGATAAGAAATTTGATCATCGGGAAGTTGAGAGTAGAAGATTAACTGGCGCGGAATTCTCAACTGCAGATGTGGCATATGAGGGTGGAACTCATTTTAGAGGAAAATCTAATTGCATGGATGATGACTCTTCAAGAAGCAGTTCTTCATTACGGAATGAATGTTTTTCGCAAAATGCAGAACCATATGATAAAGCAACTTCAAGATACATATCACAGAATTTACCTACTGATTTTAAGGGAGTAAGACCAAAGAATGGTCCATCTGGGTACTTGAAAGTAAAGGGTCAGGTAGAGAATGCTGCAATTACTGCTGTGAAGAGGCAATTGGGGAGGCACTACCGACTGGATGGTCCACCACTTGGTATTGAATTCGATCCTCTTCCTCCTGGTGCCTTTGAATCATCAGCGCCAAATCTTGTCAATGGtgaggtcaattttttttttaatgtccTATTATTTATATGCAAGATATGCCTGTCTGGAACTGCTTTTGTTAAgatgttttttcttcttctttgttatgtTCACTTCGTATTCAATCCTAACTGCTTACTTGTTGACTTGCATCATACTTAACATGACTACACAACCTTCTTCTCatctttttttgataaagtaaggTATTTCATTCACAAAAgggcatcaagaagatgcataGTTACATCTaacaatgaaagaaaaattgacaaaaaaaaaactgagATAAAGAAAAAGGTACCCCCTTTACAGTTGTTTGTCTTTCCAAAGCTTTATCCCAGAAAATATGACATGGTTCCtggatactttttcttttctcggTAAGATGATGTTTTATCAAAGCAAGGGGTACTGCAAAAGTACAACAAAAGGATTACATTCTCAATACAAAGTTATAGTTCATAGTTTTATGAGATCAACAAGCTCAGAAACCTCCACCACAATCTGTTTCttacaccaaaaatataaattttgtaagcACCTATATTTTACAAAAGATATATGCTGTTTTTCTCCATTGAAGcatcttatttatttcaagCCAAATATTCCAGAAAGGGACAGTACTCCAGGTCTTTGTACATATGCTATTCATATTTTCACCCTGCCAACTGAGTAGTAAACTCTTCATCTCATATGGCATATCCTCTGTACCCCTAAATCTTCAAAAACATTGTCTAGGTCTTCCAGGTAAACTCACAGTGAAGAAGCATATGTTTAGGAGACTCTCCTGCTCTAttacacaaaaaaaacatattcaGCACAGATGAAATCCCGCCTTCTGCAATAATTCTTGTGTTAGACATGCAATTTTTACAGCCATCCATCCAAAACAAGCAACCTTCTGTAGGTGCCTTGATCTTCCAAAGCATCTTCCGTGGCCATTCCACTTCCCAATGGTCACTCTTTTCCAGCAGCATGCCGTAACTTTTCTGTATTCCATTTTGGGGAAGCTTACTTGATGTCCCAAAGTATAAGATTCCATTGAATTTTGCAACTGGCTGACTTCATTACTTTCCCAAGTCATCAAAATGTCTTTAAAATTCAGGTTCCATCAATTTCTTGCAAAACAATCATTACACAAACAGTTTTTGTCTATTGTTAAATTGTACAAAGTAAGGAACTTTGAAGttctgaagaagaaaaaaagaaatacagaTTGGTTGGACTTTGGAGTCGCCAGAGAAGTCTAGCGGTTCGCCGGAAAAGTCTAGCCGAGTCAACTTGTTGGAGTCTAACTGTGCAAATTTGGAAAGGAACCCTAAAATtacctttttatttataaaattctaAACTGGTCaccttttttaaagaaaatacaaaaggtGACACCTTTATCGCCATGGCTTCACCTTTGAAGATCACCTCGCCACAAAGCTAGTAGGTAATGAAGGGTCTCCTTACCTCTCGCCATTGTTGACGAGGTGATCGCCTTTCACAACACTGTGAATCAACCAGTTTTGTGAATTGCCTCGTCGCCAATTGCGAGAGCAAGGCAACCCTTCATTGCCTTTTAGCTTTGTGGTGGGGCTATTTTCAAAAGGCGACGCCACAGTGATAATGGTGAGAAAGGCGTtgtcttttgtatttttaaaaaaagaggcAACCAATTTAGGATTCTAAAAGTTAAAAGGTAATTTTAGGGTTTCCTTTTCAAATTTACACAGTTGCACTCTTAGATAGCGACTATGACTCCTACCAGTTGACTCGACTAGACTTCTCCAACCAATACGtgtttctttttccttcttcagaGTTACTTCTACATCTGTTTTTTTCCTCATGGTTTTGACTTTTGTTCTGTTTTTTCTCATTCAAGTTCTAGACTTTTAGTATGTACTATCTATTTTCAGTTTTTGAATTgagattttgattatttatgtatgcaattaagtgttttaattttttggtagtAATTGGCGCTGCACTTCAAAAAGGCAAGCGCCTTGCCTCGTGGCGAGGCAGACCTTTGTCCCCTTCCGCTGTCCAAAACACTTACctattttttttccatcaaGTAATAACATTTCATTACCAATGGGCAACATTACCATTAAAACTTACAAGTGGTATACAAAACGGACATAAcctcacaaataaaatattacagTGGTGTATGACATCGACGAAGTAGTCAACCTTGACTCTGTATTTATAATAAGAGTTATGAGGGATTTTCATGCTGAATGTCAAGCTCTTATTAGTATGTCCAGTATCACCTCAATTCTGGGTTATATATCTGCAAGTTTATGTTCTTTGGTGTTACAATACTTTTTTGTACGTCTGAAAAATGGATTCTCAAAATGTAACTTAGTTTCCTGATACAAATTTTTGCTCACTGGTATTGTCATATGGTTGTTTCGCAGACTCTTATTACTCTCCAGAACCTGTTCCAGCTTGCTCACCAGATATGTCCAATGTCTACAGGCGGTCAAATGTAAGTGGATCTTGCCACATTCCTCTTTATCGGTTTGGTAAACCTCGATTCTTAATTGCAAAACCATGCATATTGCACATTTGCACAAGAATGCTTAAGTTTTCTGCAACTATATCAAAGCTAGAATTTAAACGATATTTTAACCCTTCCCTACCGGCCATCAAGGCGAAGGAACTAAGGAAGTGCTATGTTTAGAATTGTGCAATAGCTTAGCTGCACAAATtggtatatataattatgttacCTGTACTTCAAACCATTGTGTGATATGgaatttttaaacttatttgaagTTTGTAGACTTCTTTGGTAAATCTTTAAATTGTGTAATCCACAGTAACTTTTCTTTACAAAAGACCTTAGATGGTGCATCTTAGATTGACTAGAGTACCCTTTTGATTACTGCTATGGAGGGGCAAAATTACTGATTTCTTATTATCTCAAAAAAATCTTGttcaaattcaataatattttcttgcCTTGTGTCTGTgttgaattacttttttttgagGATAATGTCTTTGTTAAATTACAGTGCATTATGGTTTGATTATTGGCCCAAAGTTTCTAACTTTACCAAAAGAAAATATCCTAAAAAGTGTGCATACAATGTACAGGAGCTAACTATCTCTTGTATGTATATGCATCTCTGAATGCTTATTAATGAAGTATCTTACTTCAtccaaaaataccaaaagaaCAGTTCTTCATTAAATAATACTCCtcaattttccttcattttGTTGGAATTTCTAgaatttttcttccttttgttCATGAAGACTTGTTTCAACTGGATTATGAGATAGCatattgaatcttttttttcatGGTAAAACTTTTCTAAGTTCATAGGGATTAATATCTTCAGTTAAAGATGGTGATAACAGTGAACTTATCAATTTAAGGATTGTTATAGCAACGGAAACTTTTCAAAGGAATGGAGTTTCTAAAAGCTGTTTCATTGTATCGATTTCTTTTAGATGTTATAATTATGCTCTTTCTGATAAATAGTATAGTACACTTCTGAAGAAATAACAAGACTAGTCACTCTCTTAGAATAATGATGCTTTTTGAGGGACTCACCAGTACTCTGTCTAAATTACCAGCTTAGGTTCTTTATATCATGACTAACTAGAGGTGTCAAAATTGGCCCACTCATTTATTTAACTTAGCCCATATTGACCTGCCCAATTCAGCCCATATAAAGCTGGGCTCATTTTTAGCTCAAATTTACTCATGAATGACGTTGTCTAAAGTTTGAAACActtcttttgttttatatattatgtatagcTAATAACCCTAACAAAAGCAAAAGTCTTATTCGGTAATTGAACAATTCTTAaggaaacaaataaattaattaagactTAGTTAGAATTGGGTGGGTTGGGCTATGGCCCAGGTTTTAGCCCATCTCAGCccatataattttttaccaCCCCATTTATTGACTCAGCCCATTTTGACCCACCGAGAATCAGCCCAACCCACCCATTTGACACTCCTATGACTAACCATCTCCAAAGATGGTGGAAATTACTGTCCTACAATAAAAATTAGTAATTAACACAAACTTTACCAAAAGTAAAGTAAGGTTTGGTAGCCTGCTTGAGTTCTGTTGATTAGTTTTGAAGCAGCTCTCTGTCACGAGAATCAACACATTTGGGTTTCGAAAGGTTGTTTTCACTAATCAAGAGAATTCCTAAAGAAACGAGTCCAGTGATTACACCAATGATTTCATTAATCACATTAGTACCTTCCTTGGAGATCAAAAATTAAGTCTAGAGTATCCTCTGTCTTGGGAATAAAAATTGGTAGTTCTAAAtgtattttgtttaatttttctaaTGTGATACATCTTTATCTACAAGGGCTCAGATTAGGACGGACTGCTTTACTTGCTTTTCGTGGCCGCTCATCTTACTAAGTTCCCTTATATTACATTTACTATCTGAACCAAAGCACTCTTGATGTCttgtttcttgaattatacatattttgCTTTTGCATTGCCTCATCAGGGATTCGGACCCAATTTCAAGTCCAACTCTCATGACTCTGATCTGGATGGTTTGAGCTTCAAAAGAAAATCTAATTCTACTCATCCTGAATATCGCTTCAACCCAAAGCCTAAGCTGAAGTCCTCCGAGTATAACGAATATCCTGAATGGAACTCATCATTAGACATGTTTGAAGGTTCTGCTAGAAAAATGACAGTTGATAGCAGAGACAGCTGTAAGCTTATGGCAAACCATGGACGTGGAGAGATTAGAACTAGTACTGGTTCAGGCAATGATCTTCGAAGTCCCTATGTTGGAAAAGTTGATCGGGAGCAAGTGAAACCACGGTTTAGTAGCCGTAGTGAAGTGAGTCTTACGGCTTTGGAGAAGGAACATTTAGATCGCAAGCCTTCTGATTTTAACGGAAGCGGGTATCCTAATTTCAGGGAGAGAGAGCTtcacaaaattgttgaaaaggTATAGTACTAGTTTTGCTTTATCCTATGTGTTCTGCGGTCCCGCCAAATCCTGattcattttcttgaaatgaTATATAGGACCACATCAGTGGAAAGAGGCCAGTAGTTGATGAGAACTCTAATCTAGTTCGTGTGAAGGTTCAGGTTCCCCGGCACAATGAGATAACAGTAAGTTTTTTGCTTTTTCTTAATACATGCAACTTCTTTTTGGTTTTATCCATGGTTATGAATTCCATAAATCCAACTTCTATTAAAGGTTGTTCAACGAGCACCGGTTGAAGTTCCTGACCATCAAGCGTACTTGAGGAGAGCATCTATGGTAGGAATGCCACTGCAGACAAATCATCAGACAAGGTTTGGCCAACTTAAAGAACTTGATTTTACACAACCTAGTATTTGTTAATCTGCCTATgtattttaatatgattattttatagGATTTTGGGAATTTGCCTCTACTTTGAGATGATCATGTGACTAAATGTCATGACTTTTGAGAATCATATTTATCCCTTGAATGACTTCTATTAGAACTGATGTAAGACCTTCATTGGTCAATTTTGCTCCATCAATAGAAGGTTGATCATAAAACAAAGCACAGAATAATATTTTCTAGTAGCATGTGCATTATTTCCTTGGGTAGTGTCTATATGATGTCTCGTTATCTGAGGCTTTCTACCTGCTATGAAAAATCTTAAAAGCAACACATTCTTTGGTTGTCCTCATCATATTAAAGCTGAGTCAATATGTTACTTATTATGGTTAGTAACGACTCTGATTGTGTTTTCTGCAGTACTGCTGCCGAGAAGCCACCTAGCTTTAGTGAAGATGAAGAAACAGAAGACACCAGTTCGTTCGAGGGTTAAAAGATTTGCTTTTGACTGAAGAAAAGAAACAGGTCCATTAGTTTTAGGGATATCTCGTTGGATTTCTGTGTCGACACAACTCCTACAGTTCAAGATAACTTAAATTGACTTGTCTGTACTCCCAACATGTGAGGAGATCTTTTGGTGCTTGTATAGTTCAAAATATTAGTATCTCGTTTTGTTACCTTGATGCTGAAATAGGAATACTGCAATTAATATATGTTGTCTTTCAGCTTAAAAGTAAGACACTTCTGTTATACAGAAGATGCCCTTTTCGCAATATGAGCATGGGGACCCTGCTGATCCACTCGGTACCATGCCAAAGGGACATATACCGAAGAGCAGAGTTATCAtatgaatgttttacttttcAAAGTGATCATGAAACTGATTGCACCAGTGTTCTTCTTTGGTCAAGTAGTTGTTCTGGGAACTGATTTGCTATCAGTTTTTGGAGGCAACAAGTTGAGGTAGTTTATACAGTATATATAGAGATTGTCATCCCAGAATTTTCCTTTCGTTGTTTGGCTGTTGCTTCTTCTTATAGCACTGGATATTTACTTGGAGGTGATTGCAACAACTGAGTAAGCTGGCCTGTTGTATAATAGAGAAGTTGCAATAATTATTATAGTTGCTCCAACAGTTGGCCTAATTGTTGCAAACAATTGTGGGTTGTTGTTAGATAGTTTGCAATGACCACTACAATGAATGCAACAACTATTGGAGCTGCTTGGACAGctttttacatattttggaTGAAATACAGACAAAAATTGAACTTGTGTTCATAACTTTACTAAGTTGCtaaataattacttaaattGTTGCAATCCCTCCCCTTTCTGATACATCCCTCGCCTGTGTATCCAGAAGTCTAGTGATGTATCCGGATACATTCTTGTTTGATACATTCCTCCCCTCTCGAATATATCTCTCACCTATGTATCAGAATGTCCAGTGAAAGTTCGATAGCTCTTAtgcaatatatttttctttatcgaAATCCCTTAACAAAAATACTTTTATCCTAGAgactttttcattaaaataaaattcgaTTGCCTTAAAGACTCTTAATaagatgatatattcatataattttagattTTGTGTGATTATTTACTTACTTGGAAAtgagataaataattaattatctaataAACGAGTCATATTCAACGTCTCTACTTAAAAGAGACGTTAGTTTTCTCGCTATATGGATTAATATTAACATCAACAAATTAAAGTAAGaaaataaacatatcataacatgTTTTGTCTTAACACTAATCACTAATTACTCAAATAatgttaaatgatttttttttccctCCATTAGTAGAGACAAATTCAGAATTTGAAGATAAAAAAGACATCacgaaccaaaaaaaaaaaaaaacctttccattatggaagaaaaaaaaaaggtgtaaCTTATTTGAAAGTGAAAGATACTTTGCTTGAAAATCTTTTCATTTGCATGTGGGAAATGGTTGTTGACTTTATAATTGACAAGCACATTACCCAAacataattttgtaaaaaaggAACTAGGGGACCATTGTAATTTGCATAATTCTTCCTTGTGgatcctttttttctttttttttcccaaaaaaaaaagtgcatgaacttGTGGTGATAGTTATTATCAATGGGTTGGAAAGACAAGTGTTCTTGTCAAGGATATTTTTGGTGATAATGCAATTTGTTTTAGGAAGCTAGTTTggcctctctctcttttttttttttggtccaCACATGTTTGTTTGTGTTGAGTTCAAAAGTGATTAGGGTGTTATGTGAAAGCTTATAGTTGCAAATCATATGGTTGATAAATCAGACGACAACTAAAATCATactaaaaacatattattaataTGGTTTGGTCAGACGATCGAAAACTAATATTAAAAAACACAAACTATATTGGGAGATTTAATCTCCCTACAAACTAAACTCTTAAACATTTACATTGTGGATGCTATCGAGATGTGCTATGAGAATAGGGATCTTTAATTTATAGATCTCCAAACTTTTTCCTCTAAGGaaagaataaatcaaatatggaagagatttatatttttctttcagtaaaaataaaatcaattatggtactactttaatttttctttaaaggaaaattaaaattcaaatatgatttaaaaaaaaaatcagggCAAGACCCTAATAATATTGGCTATGCATTAGAAGAGTAGTAATGTATTgagtataattttatttggaaaaagATAGAGTTGcttatatatgttatatatactagtacttttaaaatatagttCAATTTGAAACTTAGATAGAATATAATAGAGGATAGTGGAATTTTAAtactcaataataatatatctagTGTAATTCTATGAGTAAAATTTGAGAGTGTAAAAGTGTACGTAAATCTTAAAGATAgtcatttcaaattttaaacacTAGTCATAATTAAATACAACGATAATCGAAAtgtaaaaaattctaaaataatacacaagttcaaaaaataagaaactacAAAActaatacaattatttaatatgactaataataaaaaagaacaagaCAACACTCTgactatttatgaaatattattttgattatttataagagaataagaatttattttcaactttaaaattgtGAAGGGAATTTTTCTATTGGAGAGAATTTGATTCCCATATGGCCTTATGCTTGGAAGGTAGGAAATGAAGAGAAAAGTAGAAAAGGTAATATAAGCTTGAAAATGGGGGAAAGAACTAGTGGATACATGGgtcaaacattttttatttactataattttaaaaatatatttttttgtaaacaaTAAGATTGgtgttttgttttaaattaatgtctttataaaaattttacaaaatgttAAGAAATGGGagaatgcacaagtaccccttaacctatgtccgaaatctcagagacacacttttattatactaaggtcctattaccccctgaacttattttataagtaattttctatcccttttcgcctacgtggcactaacttgaaaaaaaagtcaatcaacgttggacccacaagatagtgtcacgtaggccgaaaagagatagaaaattattaataaaataagttcaggggagtaataggaccttagtatagtataagtgtgtctctgaaatttcgaacCTAGATTGAAagggtacttatgcattatccCTTAAGAAATTAATGTCCAAAttctcacaaaaaaaaaatggactctttctttcctttttaaattcTAAAAGTAAGGGTATCAAGTAAAAATGGACATGGTACgatatatatttatcatattaaaattaaaatttttaatattatgataCTTGTTATGCATTTTTGAAATGTATGATATTCGATACTTGttgaaaatatatcaaaatattgaatattgttttaaagtaaaaagttatatataaaattcaaatactgataaatatataaaataatattagtaaaagaCTAGTTATTTAGATATTGGATCTTTGACTACTTTATTGATAAttgattaacaaataaaattgtttttactttcttttaaatGTTTCTAAATGTGTATAAGATGTAAGAATGATATAATTAAAATgtttcttaaatatatatatatatatataNNNNNNNNNNNNNNNNNNNNNNNNNNNNNNNNNNNNNNNNNNNNNNNNNNNNNNNNNNNNNNNNNNNNNNNNNNNNNNNNNNNNNNNNNNNNNNNNNNNNNNNNNNNNNNNNNNNNNNNNNNNNNNNNNNNNNNNNNNNNNNNNNNNNNNNNNNNNNNNNNNNNNNNNNNNNNNNNNNNNNNNNNNNNNNNNNNNNNNNNNNNNNNNNNNNNNNNNNNNNNNNNNNNNNNNNNNNNNNNNNNNNNNNNNNNNNNNNNNNNNNNNNNNNNNNNNNNNNNNNNNNNNNNNNNNNNNNNNNNNNNNNNNNNNNNNNNNNNNNNNNNNNNNNNNNNNNNNNNNNNNNNNNNNNNNNNNNNNNNNNNNNNNNNNNNNNNNNNNNNNNNNNNNNNNNNNNNNNNNNNNNNNNNNNNNNNNNNNNNNNNNNNNNNNNNNNNNNNNNNNNNNNNNNNNNNNNNNNNNNNNNNNNNNNNNNNNNNNNNNNNNNNNNNNNNNNNNNNNNNNNNNNNNNNNNNNNNNNNNNNNNNNNNNNNNNNNNNNNNNNNNNNNNNNNNNNNNNNNNNNNNNNNNNNNNNNNNNNNNNNNNNNNNNNNNNNNNNNNNNNNNNNNNNNNNNNNNNNNNNNNNNNNNNNNNNNNNNNNNNNNNNNNNNNNNNNNNNNNNNNNNNNNNNNNNNNNNNNNNNNNNNNNNNNNNNNNNNNNNNNNNNNNNNNNNNNNNNNNNNNNNNNNNNNNNNNNNNNNNNNNNNNNNNNNNNNNNNNNNNNNNNNNNNNNNNNNNNNNNNNNNNNNNNNNNNNNNNNNNNNNNNNNNNNNNNNNNNNNNNNNNNNNNNNNNNNNNNNNNNNNNNNNNNNNNNNNNNNNNNNNNNNNNNNNNNNNNNNNNNNNNNNNNNNNNNNNNNNNNNNNNNNNNNNNNNNNNNNNNNNNNNNNNNNNNNNNNNNNNNNNNNNNNNNNNNNNNNNNNNNNNNNNNNNNNNNNNNNNNNNNNNNNNNNNNNNNNNNNNNNNNNNNNNNNNNNNNNNNNNNNNNNNNNNNtatatatataaaagttgagTCAATCAACTTATAATAACTAGCATTaatatttggtcaaatttattAATTGACTATCTCTTAGCATGTGCACTGCATGTGTGTATCCAATATTATAGcatatgatataataaaataagtagcattaatattattaaaataagttttgagtaaataattatacataaaaaataaagtataaattttctttttgtattattaatGTATATTGTAATTGCGATTCACAAAAGTTTTGACAAGATAAGAAAATTTATCCTTCTACATTGATTGTGAATATATTCTTAGAGAGTTTTCATTTGTTACAattattactctttttttttaatcataaaaactTATAACCATTActctttttaggaaaaaatgctcagatatatttttcaattttgtcatttagtATTTATATATCCTCATTATAAAAGTAGTTTATACATTTCTATTGTTATAGTACTCCTTTTTTCATTAACGGAagtgaaaaatttattttaaatttttcgtgTAGGAGTATATTTGATCATTCTcacacttatttttttttatttctttgattcAACAACTACTTTAGATTTAACttttttcaataatattcttgtaaaatttatcataaattccccaatttttttcttagaaataaaaaaattaaattataatatatagccACCAAAAAGTTAGttctaaattttattcttgttttttttttcattcacactttttctttttcatatttttaccctactaaagagtaaaaaaatgaaataagaatacataagaaattcaaataatgatataaaaaagtcaaaaataattatgtgtgaaaaataaaatgattaaacaTGCTCCTGAACTGTGCTTAAAGGATCACATATATCTCtacattgattttttaaaaataaaaaatgatatatgtgagTCACTTTTATAACAGTTACGGGTGGACATGGTATGGTATATATCAACTTACCATGCTTTACCAAAGCTTACAAACCATGGTTTTGGTATTATAGTATTTGGTAACGTATATgatgtacattttttttttggttgttagTGCGATATTTGGTATTTATAAATGACAtactaaaatatcaaatatcataCCGACgtaaataattacataaataacacatgcacacacgcacacacaaaTATGCAACCTAGTATTAGTATAAACTAAATGTTTAAAAGTTGAAACTTTGACTACTTTATTTTGAATGAAATGTATttgaattgtaattaattaacaaaacgAGTTGTTTGTACTTTATTttgcatatatatttttctacatGTGAAATGTGTTAGTATGATACAATTGAGATACTTTTTTAATTGTCGAAGTCATAATACTCTATTACATGAGTATATATTAGTCGAAGTTAAACTAAATATGATTACCGATTTACAATACCTtagaatatcaaaaataaacttCATACCGAACCATACCAAACTAAATTGGTATGGTAATATAATCAAATACCAAAATTACGATATTGAAACTTTCAAATACCGTACGGTACCATATCATGTCCATCCCTAGTaacaataagaatatatatatatatatatatatatataNNNNNNNNNNNNNNNNNNNNNNNNNNNNNNNNNNNNNNNNNNNNNNNNNNNNNNNNNNNNNNNNNNNNNNNNNNNNNNNNNNNNNNNNNNNNNNNNNNNNNNNNNNNNNNNNNNNNNNNNNNNNNNNNNNNNNNNNNNNNNNNNNNNNNNNNNNNNNNNNNNNNNNNNNNNNNNNNNNNNNNNNNNNNNNNNNNNNNNNNNNNNNNNNNNNNNNNNNNNNNNNNNNNNNNNNNNNNNNNNNNNNNNNNNNNNNNNNNNNNNNNNNNNNNNNNNNNNNNNNNNNNNNNNNNNNNNNNNNNNNNNNNNNNNNNNNNNNNNNNNNNNNNNNNNNNNNNNNNNNNNNNNNNNNNNNNNNNNNNNNNNNNNNNNNNNNNNNNNNNNNNNNNNNNNNtatatatatatatcacttttGTAACAATAAGCGTATATATGTGAGCTACTTTAATAACGAgtgatatataaattttaaatgacaaagttgagtgATATATCAGACTCTTTTCCCTTCACTATGCTACTTGAATATATGTCTAGAGATTATTAGAAAAAGTTCCAAACTTAATCACACCTAAATAGGAGCTTAGTATGACGACCTGCCACATCATCACACCACATAAGTACCACATAG is a genomic window containing:
- the LOC107002958 gene encoding uncharacterized protein LOC107002958, yielding MMEDLSEVHSKDDKGQPEKNHKRIIKTRAQIEALEKLYEEHKYPTDELKADLAESSGLTEKQISGWFCHRRLKDKRLSNGEIYINVRQDRSSGVIQDHGSGFRQDSCGSTKQADDKKFDHREVESRRLTGAEFSTADVAYEGGTHFRGKSNCMDDDSSRSSSSLRNECFSQNAEPYDKATSRYISQNLPTDFKGVRPKNGPSGYLKVKGQVENAAITAVKRQLGRHYRLDGPPLGIEFDPLPPGAFESSAPNLVNDSYYSPEPVPACSPDMSNVYRRSNGFGPNFKSNSHDSDLDGLSFKRKSNSTHPEYRFNPKPKLKSSEYNEYPEWNSSLDMFEGSARKMTVDSRDSCKLMANHGRGEIRTSTGSGNDLRSPYVGKVDREQVKPRFSSRSEVSLTALEKEHLDRKPSDFNGSGYPNFRERELHKIVEKDHISGKRPVVDENSNLVRVKVQVPRHNEITVVQRAPVEVPDHQAYLRRASMVGMPLQTNHQTSTAAEKPPSFSEDEETEDTSSFEG